The following are from one region of the Haloactinomyces albus genome:
- the xerD gene encoding site-specific tyrosine recombinase XerD: MQGFENLPDGLRVVITGYLDHLAVERGTARSTLDSYARDLRRYADYLLGGGISALREVSAEHVASFLAELRQGSRGRPPMAQSSAARALVAARGLHRFAYLEGLTDSDVAREVSPPSPPRRLPKALPVEQVLRLLDSCGGAGVRDLRERALLELLYSSGARISEAVGLDLDDVNTEERTVSLDGKGGRQRLVPVGQPALHALDAYLVRARPTLAIRGRGSPAVFLNSRGTRLSRQSAWNALKSAAQRAGITAEVSPHVLRHSFATHLLEGGADVRVVQELLGHASVATTQVYTLVTVNTLREVYATAHPRAHG, from the coding sequence GTGCAAGGATTCGAAAACCTGCCCGACGGGTTGCGAGTCGTGATCACCGGCTACCTCGATCACCTGGCGGTCGAGCGTGGTACAGCCCGCAGCACCCTGGATTCCTATGCGCGTGACCTGCGCCGCTATGCCGACTACCTGCTTGGCGGGGGCATTTCCGCGTTGCGGGAGGTCAGTGCGGAGCATGTCGCCTCGTTTCTGGCGGAACTCCGGCAGGGCAGCAGAGGGCGCCCTCCGATGGCGCAGTCTTCGGCAGCCCGGGCACTGGTGGCCGCACGCGGGCTCCACCGGTTCGCCTACCTCGAAGGGCTGACCGACTCCGATGTTGCGCGCGAGGTGTCTCCGCCCAGTCCGCCCCGGCGATTACCCAAAGCTCTTCCGGTGGAGCAGGTGCTTCGCCTGCTGGACAGCTGTGGCGGTGCGGGAGTTCGCGACCTCCGGGAACGGGCGCTGCTGGAACTGCTGTACTCATCCGGTGCGCGAATCTCCGAAGCCGTGGGGCTCGATCTCGACGATGTGAACACCGAGGAGCGCACGGTCTCGTTGGATGGCAAAGGGGGACGGCAACGCCTGGTGCCCGTGGGCCAGCCCGCACTGCACGCCCTGGACGCCTACCTGGTGCGGGCGCGACCGACCCTGGCGATACGTGGACGTGGTAGCCCGGCCGTCTTTCTGAACTCCCGGGGGACGCGGCTGTCCCGGCAGAGCGCCTGGAACGCGCTGAAATCCGCCGCACAGCGGGCGGGTATCACGGCGGAGGTCTCGCCGCACGTACTGCGTCACTCCTTTGCCACGCACCTGCTGGAGGGCGGCGCCGACGTTCGGGTCGTGCAGGAGCTTCTCGGCCATGCGTCGGTGGCCACGACGCAGGTGTATACCTTGGTCACGGTGAACACGTTGCGCGAGGTGTACGCGACGGCGCATCCGCGCGCGCACGGGTGA
- a CDS encoding NUDIX hydrolase, whose amino-acid sequence MHASGNADDDRVTRTHGQHEFTTVSSADIHVGRIFALRADEVRMPGGTTSSREVVEHPGAVAVVALDDAGRVVLVHQYRYPLGRRLWELPAGLLDVADEDPLDTAQRELAEEVGFAAEQWSVLVDIASSPGFTDEAVRVFLARGLSDVGRPLATGDEEADLVFERLPLSTAVRLVFDGEIVNAPTVSGLLAAQAVGEGRAQSRAPRAQWYDRPQRFPARRKQV is encoded by the coding sequence GTGCATGCGAGCGGAAACGCCGATGACGACAGGGTGACCCGGACCCACGGTCAACACGAGTTCACGACCGTATCCAGCGCTGATATCCACGTGGGCAGGATCTTCGCGCTACGCGCGGACGAGGTCCGGATGCCCGGCGGCACCACCTCGAGTAGAGAGGTCGTGGAGCACCCTGGGGCGGTGGCCGTCGTTGCGCTCGACGATGCGGGTCGCGTGGTACTGGTCCACCAGTACCGCTACCCCCTCGGGCGCAGGCTGTGGGAGCTTCCGGCGGGCCTGTTGGACGTGGCGGACGAGGACCCGTTGGACACCGCGCAACGTGAATTGGCCGAGGAGGTCGGTTTCGCCGCTGAGCAGTGGTCGGTGCTGGTCGATATCGCTTCCTCGCCGGGATTCACCGATGAGGCCGTGCGAGTGTTCCTGGCCCGGGGCCTCTCCGATGTCGGCAGACCCCTGGCGACGGGGGACGAGGAAGCCGATCTCGTGTTCGAACGGCTGCCGCTGAGTACGGCCGTGCGGCTGGTGTTCGACGGTGAGATCGTCAACGCTCCCACCGTGTCCGGCCTGCTGGCTGCCCAGGCGGTCGGCGAGGGGCGTGCGCAATCCCGAGCACCACGGGCACAGTGGTACGACCGGCCACAGCGCTTTCCCGCGCGTCGGAAACAGGTGTGA
- a CDS encoding NAD kinase has product MTREVLLVIHTGRQYNLGTAEKVAGQLIGAGMRVRVLAEEAPELSPECYTQVVAPGPLAAEGTELVLVLGGDGTLLRAAELARMAGVPVFGVNLGRVGFLAGADFEALDDAVDAVIESRYHVEERMTIDVTARLDNEVLATTWALNEASVEKSSRERILDVVVEVDGHPVSAFGCDGVLCSTPTGSTAYAFSAGGPVIWPQVQALLVVPSNAHALFARPLVIAQDSLLALEVDQNGHEAVLCCDGQRHFNLPPGARVEAVAGTSPLRLVRLHDTAFTDRLVRKFELPVQGWRGPVAD; this is encoded by the coding sequence GTGACCCGAGAAGTACTGCTGGTGATACACACGGGCAGGCAGTACAACCTGGGCACGGCGGAGAAGGTCGCCGGGCAGCTCATCGGGGCCGGAATGCGGGTCCGGGTGTTGGCAGAGGAAGCACCCGAACTCAGCCCCGAGTGCTACACGCAGGTGGTGGCGCCGGGCCCCCTGGCCGCGGAGGGGACCGAACTCGTCCTCGTCCTGGGGGGCGACGGAACTCTGCTGCGCGCCGCGGAACTGGCTCGAATGGCCGGGGTACCGGTGTTCGGAGTGAACCTCGGCCGGGTGGGCTTCCTGGCAGGGGCGGACTTCGAGGCGCTCGACGATGCGGTCGATGCGGTGATCGAGAGCCGGTATCACGTCGAGGAACGCATGACCATCGACGTGACCGCCCGGTTGGACAACGAAGTGCTGGCCACCACGTGGGCGCTCAACGAAGCGAGTGTGGAGAAAAGCAGCCGGGAACGGATTCTGGATGTGGTCGTCGAGGTCGACGGTCACCCGGTTTCGGCGTTCGGTTGTGATGGAGTTTTGTGCTCCACTCCCACTGGTTCCACCGCGTACGCGTTTTCCGCCGGAGGTCCGGTGATCTGGCCGCAGGTGCAGGCCCTGCTGGTTGTTCCGAGCAACGCGCACGCGTTGTTCGCTCGGCCTCTGGTGATCGCACAGGATTCCCTGCTGGCCCTGGAGGTCGATCAGAACGGGCACGAGGCGGTCCTGTGCTGTGATGGACAACGACACTTCAACCTCCCTCCGGGCGCCAGGGTGGAAGCCGTAGCGGGGACGAGCCCGCTACGGCTCGTTCGGCTGCACGACACCGCGTTCACCGATCGGTTGGTACGCAAGTTCGAACTGCCGGTGCAGGGATGGAGGGGGCCGGTCGCCGACTGA
- a CDS encoding HAD-IIA family hydrolase, whose translation MTAPLVEQHDAVLLDLDGTVYRGDELVRGAKEAIDEVHRRRVALRYVTNNASKPPRAVVEHLGHLGLCTETAEVSTSAQAAAAVLAEFLPAGARVLVIGTEALAGEIEGVGLSPVRRHADGPVAVVQGHSPDTGWMDLGEACLAINGGAAWVACNSDATLPTERGELPGNGAMVAALQLATDRMPRVAGKPQPPLLRRAADSARASRPLMVGDRLETDIAGGVQAGMPSLMVLSGVGTPAEVLGAPAESRPDYVSADLAALHRPPEESLITDQSSFTVRVEESALVLTALSEGIAEPLPALRALCAVWWRIGSGPVRVRGDDEQAEMALNGLGLA comes from the coding sequence GTGACGGCTCCGTTGGTCGAGCAGCATGATGCCGTGCTCCTGGATTTGGATGGCACGGTCTATCGTGGCGATGAGTTGGTCAGGGGAGCCAAGGAGGCGATCGATGAAGTTCATCGGCGAAGAGTCGCGCTTCGTTATGTGACCAACAATGCCTCCAAACCGCCCCGGGCTGTCGTCGAACATCTCGGGCATCTCGGACTGTGCACGGAGACCGCCGAGGTCAGCACGAGTGCCCAGGCAGCGGCTGCGGTACTGGCCGAATTCCTGCCCGCCGGGGCGCGCGTGCTGGTGATCGGGACGGAAGCTCTGGCGGGCGAGATCGAAGGGGTCGGTCTGAGCCCGGTTCGACGTCACGCGGACGGTCCGGTTGCGGTGGTTCAGGGGCATTCGCCGGATACGGGATGGATGGACCTCGGTGAAGCATGCTTGGCGATCAACGGCGGTGCCGCCTGGGTGGCCTGCAACAGCGATGCGACATTGCCTACCGAGCGGGGCGAATTGCCCGGAAACGGCGCGATGGTGGCTGCGTTGCAGCTGGCGACCGACCGGATGCCGCGGGTGGCGGGCAAACCGCAACCGCCGCTGCTGCGTCGCGCGGCCGATTCCGCTCGGGCGAGCCGCCCACTGATGGTCGGTGACCGACTGGAAACCGACATCGCCGGTGGTGTGCAGGCGGGTATGCCATCGCTGATGGTGCTGTCCGGGGTCGGTACTCCGGCAGAGGTGCTGGGTGCTCCCGCCGAATCCCGCCCCGATTACGTCTCGGCGGATCTGGCGGCGCTGCATCGCCCCCCGGAAGAGTCGTTGATCACCGATCAGTCCTCGTTCACGGTCCGGGTGGAGGAATCAGCTCTGGTATTGACGGCTCTCTCCGAAGGGATCGCCGAACCGCTGCCCGCGCTGCGGGCGTTATGTGCGGTGTGGTGGCGAATCGGTTCGGGGCCGGTACGGGTCAGGGGAGACGACGAGCAGGCCGAAATGGCACTGAACGGCCTGGGTTTGGCATGA
- the recN gene encoding DNA repair protein RecN has protein sequence MLAEMHIQGLGVIDDATLDLHPGLTVVTGETGAGKTMVVTGLHLLGGGRADSSRVRAGATRAVVEGRFETAADSPAARVATDAGAELDEDGGLIAVRSVNAEGRSRAHLGGRSVPNAVLSELADQVLAVHGQNDQLRLLRSAEQRAVLDRFAGTEVTGPLAEYQRVRAEWAETVRELTERTERSRELARQADLLRHGLSEIEAVAPEQGEDTALVEEARRLADVDQLRDVASGAQAAVSGAAEADPESVSALGLVGEARRRLGAAEDPVLRDLESRLAESAAVLADVGAELAGYLDRLDADPARLEQVLARQAELKQLTKKYAADIDGVLAWASDAESQLSGMDTSEEALAALATRRDELAAELARHAQAVSDARGEAATGLGAAVTEELTGLAMAQAELEVLVRPKVADDSDPAALTVQGRTLHAGPDGVDDVELRLIAHSGAPPLPIHKGASGGELSRVMLGLEVVLTDADTVPTLVFDEVDAGVGGRAAVEIGRRLARLARTHQVIVVTHLPQVAAYADRHLVVDKGSGEGGLTRSDVRTVADEQRVAELARMLAGLESTETGRAHAEELLDTAIAHKADRHVSGSAGRSGGGGKGSGDRKSGTRKQS, from the coding sequence GTGTTGGCGGAGATGCACATCCAGGGGTTGGGCGTGATCGACGACGCCACGCTCGATCTGCACCCCGGCCTGACCGTGGTGACCGGTGAAACCGGCGCCGGAAAGACGATGGTGGTCACAGGGCTTCACCTGCTCGGTGGTGGCCGAGCGGACAGCTCCCGTGTCCGTGCCGGCGCGACGCGTGCGGTGGTCGAGGGCCGATTCGAGACCGCGGCGGACTCGCCTGCGGCCAGGGTCGCCACGGACGCGGGAGCCGAGCTGGACGAGGACGGCGGCCTGATTGCCGTGCGCAGCGTCAATGCGGAAGGCCGCTCGCGTGCCCATCTGGGCGGGCGCTCGGTTCCGAACGCGGTGCTGTCCGAGCTGGCGGATCAGGTGCTGGCTGTCCACGGTCAGAATGACCAGTTGCGATTACTGCGTTCCGCCGAGCAGCGGGCGGTGCTGGATCGCTTCGCCGGAACCGAGGTCACCGGCCCGTTGGCGGAATATCAGCGGGTTCGTGCGGAATGGGCGGAGACGGTCCGGGAGCTGACCGAACGAACGGAGCGCTCCCGAGAGCTGGCCAGGCAAGCCGATCTACTTCGACACGGATTGTCCGAGATCGAAGCAGTCGCGCCCGAGCAGGGTGAGGACACCGCTCTGGTCGAGGAGGCCAGGCGGCTGGCCGATGTCGACCAGCTCCGCGACGTCGCCTCGGGAGCCCAGGCTGCCGTGAGTGGTGCTGCCGAGGCGGACCCCGAATCGGTCAGTGCGCTCGGACTGGTCGGTGAGGCACGCCGCCGTCTCGGCGCAGCCGAAGATCCGGTACTGCGTGACCTCGAGTCGCGACTGGCGGAGTCGGCTGCCGTACTCGCTGATGTCGGTGCCGAGCTGGCCGGGTACTTGGATCGCTTGGATGCCGATCCGGCACGCCTGGAGCAGGTGCTGGCCAGGCAGGCCGAGTTGAAGCAGCTCACGAAGAAGTATGCGGCCGACATCGACGGCGTGCTGGCCTGGGCCTCCGACGCCGAGTCGCAACTGTCCGGGATGGACACTTCGGAGGAGGCGTTGGCTGCTCTGGCCACGCGGCGCGACGAGTTGGCGGCCGAGCTCGCACGGCATGCCCAGGCCGTATCGGACGCTCGCGGGGAGGCCGCGACCGGACTGGGGGCAGCGGTCACCGAGGAACTCACCGGGTTGGCCATGGCGCAGGCCGAACTCGAAGTTCTGGTCCGCCCCAAGGTGGCGGATGACTCCGATCCTGCTGCGCTGACCGTGCAGGGACGGACTCTGCATGCAGGCCCCGACGGTGTGGACGACGTCGAGTTGCGGTTGATCGCGCATTCCGGTGCTCCGCCCCTACCGATCCACAAAGGTGCTTCGGGGGGTGAGCTGTCGCGGGTGATGCTCGGTCTGGAAGTGGTGCTCACCGACGCGGATACGGTGCCGACCCTGGTTTTCGACGAGGTGGATGCCGGAGTCGGCGGCCGAGCCGCGGTGGAGATCGGCAGGCGCCTCGCGCGGTTGGCCCGCACCCACCAGGTGATCGTCGTGACGCACCTTCCGCAGGTGGCCGCCTACGCCGATCGTCATCTGGTGGTCGACAAGGGATCCGGTGAAGGCGGACTGACCCGCAGTGATGTGCGCACGGTCGCCGACGAGCAACGGGTGGCGGAATTGGCCCGGATGCTGGCCGGACTCGAATCCACCGAGACCGGGCGGGCTCATGCGGAGGAACTGCTCGATACGGCCATTGCGCACAAGGCCGACCGGCACGTCTCGGGCAGTGCGGGCCGAAGCGGTGGCGGCGGCAAAGGTTCCGGTGACAGGAAGTCGGGCACGCGGAAGCAGTCCTGA
- a CDS encoding TlyA family RNA methyltransferase, whose translation MPRRVRLDAELVRRGLARSREQASELIAAGRVSVRGMIAAKPATAVETDVAVVVSEDAEGPGWVSRGAYKLLGAFDVFEPDGLTVAGRRCLDAGASTGGFTDVLLQRGAREVVAVDVGYGQLDWKLQTDDRVRIQDRTNVRSLSVEEIGGPVDLVVADLSFISLRLVLPALQACMNGNADLVVMVKPQFEVGKQRLGSGGVVRDPQLRAEAVLDVVNSAAGSGLGVHGVVASPLPGPSGNVEYFVWLHGDERGDLRDSEAMVTEAVRTGPQSPAGRDAEHGAGRQQRQGGAR comes from the coding sequence GTGCCACGAAGGGTGCGTCTGGACGCGGAACTCGTTCGACGGGGGCTCGCACGCTCGCGGGAACAGGCATCGGAGCTGATCGCCGCAGGCCGGGTGAGTGTGCGCGGCATGATCGCCGCCAAGCCTGCGACCGCGGTGGAAACCGATGTGGCGGTCGTGGTGTCCGAGGATGCCGAAGGTCCCGGCTGGGTGTCCCGCGGTGCCTACAAGCTGCTGGGAGCGTTCGACGTGTTCGAGCCCGACGGGCTTACCGTCGCCGGCCGTCGATGTCTCGACGCGGGTGCTTCCACCGGCGGTTTCACCGACGTGTTGCTGCAGCGCGGGGCTCGGGAGGTCGTGGCCGTGGACGTCGGCTACGGCCAGCTCGACTGGAAACTGCAAACCGATGATCGGGTGCGGATCCAGGACCGCACCAATGTGCGTTCCCTCTCGGTCGAGGAGATCGGCGGTCCTGTCGATCTCGTCGTGGCCGACCTGTCCTTCATCTCCTTGCGGCTCGTCCTGCCCGCATTGCAGGCGTGCATGAACGGCAATGCCGACCTCGTCGTCATGGTCAAGCCACAGTTCGAGGTCGGCAAGCAGCGGCTCGGCTCCGGTGGTGTCGTCCGTGACCCGCAGCTGCGCGCGGAAGCCGTGCTCGACGTGGTGAACTCCGCAGCCGGGAGCGGACTCGGAGTGCACGGGGTGGTCGCCAGTCCGTTGCCGGGGCCGTCCGGCAACGTCGAGTACTTCGTGTGGCTGCATGGTGACGAGCGCGGTGACCTGCGGGATTCCGAGGCAATGGTCACAGAGGCCGTCCGTACGGGTCCGCAGAGCCCGGCCGGGCGCGATGCGGAACACGGTGCCGGCAGGCAACAACGCCAAGGGGGTGCCAGGTGA
- the steA gene encoding putative cytokinetic ring protein SteA has translation MKLSGLLGSQEASPPGVVGVARVQRRSGDLLHRVGAGDIAVLDQADLDRRTAEALVAAEVVGVVNAAPSISGRFPNLGPEVLLSAGITLIDGVGAQTLHEIRDGAKLRLYEGSVFVGDRELAGGTEQDADSVADLMIEAKAGMSAQLEAFSANTIEFLRRERMLMLDGIGVPELTVPMKDRHVLVVAAGYGHTDDLKRLKRYIREYRPLLIGVDTGADSVFKAGYSPDVIVGDPEGIDPEALKSGTEVVIPAHVDGHAPGLERIQDLGIGAVTFPASGNPEDLALLLADSHEANLIVTVGFQATLREFLDRGRSGSNPSTFLTRLRLGGKLVDGSAVMALQRSTVPTGAVVSLIAAVVTVVFVALAVSGLGASYFGVVAEAGRTVLEYLRGLLP, from the coding sequence ATGAAGCTCAGTGGCCTGCTTGGCAGCCAGGAAGCGAGTCCGCCCGGTGTGGTCGGCGTTGCCAGGGTCCAGCGGCGTTCCGGTGACCTGCTGCATCGAGTCGGTGCCGGTGACATCGCCGTGCTCGACCAGGCCGACCTGGACCGCCGGACCGCGGAAGCCCTCGTCGCAGCCGAGGTGGTCGGGGTCGTCAATGCCGCGCCCTCGATCTCGGGTCGGTTTCCGAATCTGGGGCCCGAAGTCCTGCTTTCCGCCGGGATCACCTTGATAGACGGGGTGGGGGCACAGACACTGCACGAGATCAGGGACGGTGCCAAGCTCCGCCTGTACGAGGGCAGCGTGTTCGTCGGTGACCGGGAACTCGCCGGTGGGACCGAGCAGGATGCGGATTCGGTGGCCGACCTGATGATCGAGGCGAAGGCAGGCATGTCGGCGCAGCTGGAGGCGTTCTCGGCGAACACGATCGAATTCCTGCGCCGTGAGCGCATGCTGATGCTCGACGGTATCGGCGTGCCCGAACTGACGGTGCCGATGAAGGACAGGCACGTCCTCGTCGTGGCAGCGGGGTACGGGCACACCGACGATCTCAAGCGGCTCAAACGCTACATCCGGGAGTATCGCCCGCTCCTGATCGGAGTGGACACCGGGGCGGACTCGGTGTTCAAGGCCGGGTACAGCCCCGACGTGATCGTCGGCGACCCGGAGGGGATCGATCCCGAGGCCCTCAAGAGCGGAACGGAAGTGGTCATCCCGGCACATGTGGACGGCCACGCGCCCGGCTTGGAACGGATCCAGGATCTGGGTATCGGCGCGGTCACGTTCCCCGCCTCCGGAAATCCGGAGGATCTCGCGTTACTGCTCGCGGACTCCCACGAGGCGAACCTGATCGTCACGGTCGGTTTCCAGGCCACGTTGCGCGAGTTCCTCGATCGAGGGCGCTCGGGCTCGAATCCGTCGACTTTCCTGACCAGGCTTCGCCTCGGTGGCAAGCTCGTCGACGGCAGCGCCGTGATGGCCTTGCAGCGCAGCACTGTTCCCACCGGTGCGGTGGTCTCCTTGATCGCGGCGGTGGTGACGGTGGTCTTCGTCGCCCTCGCGGTGTCCGGTTTGGGAGCGTCGTATTTCGGTGTGGTCGCCGAGGCGGGCCGCACCGTCCTCGAATACCTCAGGGGGCTTTTGCCGTGA
- a CDS encoding copper transporter yields MISLRYHTVSIAAVFLALATGVLLGSTSVSESLLSHLGNKQDSLRHQVDQLRAERDTLKGKVVDAQRFGKAIGPLAVRGQLDQHSVVLMTTPDVHAQDREAMARMLASAGADVTGTVRLTERFTNPERAGQLQDVLTRLLPAGVQLPVASAPGTLAGGFLGPVALLDPRTGRPQISPQERAAALGGLSDGGFVRVSGDLRPAELAVVLTGGRARSENGNSSTAMMARFAAQVDRAGAGAVLVGRTGSGAGNSAVGAVRADPAISSVVSTVDNVDIAAGRVATVLALREQLDDRAGHYGSAGNAQGPLPQPRG; encoded by the coding sequence GTGATTTCGTTGCGTTACCACACTGTGTCGATCGCGGCGGTGTTTCTGGCGCTGGCCACGGGTGTGCTCCTCGGTTCGACCTCGGTGAGTGAGAGCCTGCTGTCCCACCTCGGCAACAAGCAGGATTCGCTGCGTCACCAGGTGGATCAACTGCGTGCCGAGCGCGACACCCTGAAGGGCAAGGTCGTCGATGCGCAGCGATTCGGCAAAGCGATCGGGCCACTGGCGGTGCGCGGACAACTCGATCAGCACAGTGTCGTGCTCATGACAACCCCGGATGTGCACGCACAGGACCGGGAGGCCATGGCCAGGATGCTCGCCTCGGCAGGGGCCGATGTCACCGGGACGGTGCGGCTCACCGAGCGTTTCACGAATCCCGAACGAGCCGGGCAGTTGCAGGATGTACTCACGCGTCTGCTGCCCGCCGGCGTGCAGCTTCCGGTCGCTTCGGCTCCGGGAACACTGGCGGGCGGTTTCCTCGGGCCTGTGGCACTGCTGGATCCGCGGACGGGTCGCCCTCAGATTTCTCCGCAGGAGCGGGCGGCGGCGCTCGGCGGATTGAGCGACGGGGGTTTCGTACGCGTATCCGGAGACCTGCGGCCCGCCGAGCTTGCGGTGGTACTGACCGGCGGTCGGGCACGAAGCGAGAACGGGAATTCTTCGACAGCGATGATGGCACGATTCGCCGCCCAGGTGGATCGGGCAGGAGCGGGTGCCGTACTCGTCGGGCGGACCGGATCCGGCGCGGGGAACAGCGCGGTGGGAGCGGTTCGGGCGGATCCGGCGATCTCCTCGGTGGTGTCGACGGTGGATAACGTCGATATTGCCGCAGGACGCGTGGCCACCGTACTGGCACTGCGCGAGCAGCTCGATGATCGTGCCGGTCACTACGGGTCCGCCGGAAATGCCCAGGGGCCCCTCCCGCAACCCCGTGGGTGA
- a CDS encoding CTP synthase produces MPQARTIKHVFVTGGVASSLGKGLTASSLGELLTSRGLRVTMQKLDPYLNVDPGTMNPFQHGEVFVTEDGAETDLDIGHYERFLDRALTRNANITTGQVYSTVIAKERRGEYLGDTVQVIPHITDQIKARIRAMGEPDEDGQTPDVVITEIGGTIGDIESLPFLEACRQVRHDVGRDNCFFLHVSLVPFLAPSGELKTKPTQHSVKELRNIGIQPDALVCRADRELPEDLKSKIALMCDVDSDGVVACPDAPSIYDIPRVLHAEGLDAYLVRRLGLPFRDVDWSVWGDLLERVHQPTERVRIALVGKYVDLPDAYLSVTEALRAGGFAHYAKVELQWVPSDTCETAAGAAHALAGMDGVLIPGGFGVRGIEGKVGATHYARTHGIPLLGLCLGLQCMVIEAARNLAGLERANSTEFEEPCQHPVISTMADQHDVVSGHRDMGGTMRLGSYPASLQDGSIVAEAYGTSETAERHRHRYEVNNEYRDRLAKAGLVFSGTSPDDRLVEFLELAREDHPFFVGTQAHPELTSRPTRPHPLFAAFVRAALDYRAAERLPVELPSNMHAPAGSV; encoded by the coding sequence GTGCCGCAAGCACGCACGATCAAACACGTGTTCGTCACTGGGGGCGTGGCCTCTTCACTCGGCAAGGGACTCACGGCCTCCAGCCTGGGCGAGCTCCTGACCTCCCGCGGCCTGCGGGTGACGATGCAGAAGCTCGACCCCTATCTCAATGTGGATCCGGGGACGATGAATCCGTTCCAGCACGGTGAGGTGTTCGTCACCGAGGACGGCGCCGAAACCGATCTGGATATCGGTCACTACGAGCGGTTCCTGGATCGCGCCCTGACCCGCAATGCCAATATCACCACCGGTCAGGTTTACTCCACGGTGATCGCCAAGGAGCGCCGGGGCGAGTATCTCGGCGATACCGTTCAGGTGATTCCGCACATCACCGATCAGATCAAGGCCCGGATCCGGGCAATGGGGGAACCGGACGAGGACGGGCAAACGCCGGACGTGGTGATCACCGAAATCGGCGGCACCATCGGTGATATCGAGTCACTGCCGTTCCTGGAAGCGTGCAGGCAGGTCCGGCACGATGTCGGGCGGGACAACTGCTTCTTCCTGCACGTGTCCCTGGTGCCCTTCCTGGCCCCCTCGGGAGAGCTGAAGACGAAGCCGACCCAGCACTCGGTCAAGGAGCTGCGCAACATCGGTATCCAACCGGATGCTCTGGTGTGTCGCGCCGACCGGGAGCTTCCCGAGGACCTCAAGAGCAAGATCGCGTTGATGTGCGATGTCGACTCCGATGGTGTGGTCGCGTGCCCGGACGCACCGTCGATCTACGACATCCCGCGCGTGCTGCACGCGGAGGGACTCGACGCCTACCTCGTGCGCCGGCTCGGTCTGCCGTTCCGCGACGTGGACTGGTCGGTCTGGGGAGACCTGCTCGAGCGGGTGCACCAGCCCACCGAGCGAGTGCGGATCGCGCTGGTCGGCAAGTACGTCGATCTGCCCGACGCCTACCTGTCGGTGACCGAGGCTCTTCGCGCCGGAGGATTCGCCCACTATGCGAAGGTGGAGCTTCAGTGGGTGCCTTCGGACACGTGTGAGACCGCGGCGGGTGCGGCACACGCGCTTGCCGGGATGGACGGTGTTCTGATCCCCGGTGGCTTCGGGGTTCGAGGTATCGAGGGCAAGGTGGGGGCCACCCACTACGCCCGGACACACGGTATCCCGCTGCTGGGGTTGTGCCTGGGGCTGCAATGCATGGTGATCGAAGCAGCGCGCAACCTGGCGGGTCTGGAGCGGGCGAACTCCACCGAGTTCGAGGAGCCCTGCCAACATCCGGTGATCAGCACCATGGCCGACCAGCACGACGTTGTCTCCGGTCACCGCGACATGGGGGGCACCATGCGGCTGGGCTCGTACCCGGCCAGCCTGCAGGATGGTTCGATCGTGGCAGAGGCGTACGGGACCTCGGAGACAGCCGAACGTCATCGCCACCGCTATGAGGTGAACAACGAATACCGGGACCGCCTGGCCAAGGCGGGGCTCGTGTTCTCCGGGACCTCGCCCGATGACCGCCTGGTCGAGTTCCTCGAACTGGCCCGCGAGGATCACCCGTTCTTCGTCGGAACCCAGGCGCATCCGGAGCTGACCAGTAGGCCGACCCGGCCGCATCCGCTGTTCGCGGCGTTCGTCCGGGCGGCGCTGGATTACCGCGCGGCCGAACGACTTCCTGTCGAGCTTCCGTCGAACATGCATGCCCCGGCCGGGAGTGTGTGA